The following DNA comes from Sphingomonas flavescens.
CGGTCCCACGCGGTTGAACTATGCCCGCGTGGTGCCCATGGTAGATTTCACAGCGAAAGCCCTAACGAGATTGATGGCATGACGGACGACGGAAAATTGCACGACGAAGCGGAAGACATCCGCCAGGAAACGGCCGAGGGCGCGCCGGAACTGGCCGAGCACGACCGCGCGGCGGAGCTCGAGAAGCAGCTCGAGGAAGCCAAGAGCAAGGCGCTTTACGCCGCCGCGGAGACGCAGAACGTGCGTCGCCGGCTGGAGCAGGAATTGCAGCAGGCGACCAGCTATGCCGCGGCCGGCTTCGCGCGCGACATGCTGGCGATCAAGGATCACCTCGACCGCGCGCTTGCGGCGGTGAGCGACGAGCTGCGCGCGGACAAGACCGCGAGCCAGTTCCTGGCAGGCATCGAGGCCACGTCACGCGAGCTAGACGCGGTGTTCCAGCGCAATAACGTGACGCGCATTCAGGCGGTGGGCGAGACGCTCGACCCGCACAAGCACCAGGCGATGATCGAAATGCCGAGCGACAAGGAACCGGGCACCATCGTCGAGGAGATGCAGGCCGGCTATACGATGAAGGACCGGCTGCTGCGTCCGGCGCTGGTCGCGGTGGCGAAGAAGCCCGACTGATTTCCGACGCGCGATTTCGGGAGACTCTGGCGCGGCTGGCGGCACTCCTGCGCGACGCCGAGGGGCCGTGGTGGATCATCGGGAGCGCGGCGGTCGCGCTTCACGGTGGCGATTCGGGACAAATTCACGACGTCGATGTGGTGCTTGGCCATGCGGACGCGGAGCGATGTTTCCGCCAGCTTGGGCTAAACAATTCGGCAAACACGGACGATGGTCTGTTCCGCTCGGATCTTTTTGCGCGGTGGTGCGAGCCTGCTTTGCCGGTCGAGCTGATGGCAGGGCTGAAGGTCAGGGCACCGGGCAGCTGGGCGCCGCTGGCCATTCACACGCGGGTGGAGGTCGGTGAAGGACAATACGCGCCGTCCCGCGACGAATTGCGGGCAATACTGCTCAGCTTCGGACGCCCCAAGGACCTTCGCCGCGCAGCCGCGCTTGCCTAGTGCACTTCGCGGTGGTGGGTTTCGCTCTTGCTGGCGAAGCTGAAGCGCGGCTCGGGGTTCATTGAATCGAATAGGCGGCCCGCGGCGTAGCGGCCGACTTCGGGACCGTGCTTGAAGCCGTGGCCGGAACCGCCGCCGACGAGCAGAACGTTCGGCCATTGGGGGTGGCGGTCGATCAGGAAA
Coding sequences within:
- the grpE gene encoding nucleotide exchange factor GrpE, translated to MTDDGKLHDEAEDIRQETAEGAPELAEHDRAAELEKQLEEAKSKALYAAAETQNVRRRLEQELQQATSYAAAGFARDMLAIKDHLDRALAAVSDELRADKTASQFLAGIEATSRELDAVFQRNNVTRIQAVGETLDPHKHQAMIEMPSDKEPGTIVEEMQAGYTMKDRLLRPALVAVAKKPD